Proteins from a genomic interval of Balaenoptera acutorostrata chromosome 21, mBalAcu1.1, whole genome shotgun sequence:
- the LOC130706134 gene encoding small integral membrane protein 19-like — protein MPGGYGVMGDEGSIDDSVHEAWNEATNVYLVVILVSFGLFMYAKRNKRKIMRIFSVPPPTDTLSEPNFYDTISKIRLRQQLEMYSIYHSVMKAVIKKVLQMEGVPSQSTSG, from the exons ATGCCTGGCGGTTACGGAGTGATGGGTGACGAGGGCTCCATCGATGACAGCGTTCACGAGGCCTGGAATGAAGCCACCAACGTGTACCTGGTAGTGATCCTTGTCAGCTTTGGGCTCTTCATGTATGCCAAGAG aaataaaaggaaaattatgagGATATTCAGTGTGCCACCTCCAACAGACACTCTGTCAGAGCCCAACTTTTATGACACAATAAGCAAAATTCGTTTAAGACAGCAACTGGAAATGTACTCCATTT atCATTCTGTGATGAAAGCAGTTATCAAAAAAGTTCTCCAGATGGAAGGAGTGCCAAGTCAGAG TACCAGTGGATAA
- the LOC130706164 gene encoding LOW QUALITY PROTEIN: thimet oligopeptidase-like (The sequence of the model RefSeq protein was modified relative to this genomic sequence to represent the inferred CDS: inserted 1 base in 1 codon; deleted 1 base in 1 codon) produces the protein MGNSPVSPPSWAADRPRWSCGDWGLPGEPHRRAGEVAPEKEAYAWGRASPASHGPPAATGLSPSRVWVFGRRGDELLSARQPSLDLARGPWGGRGPRSPGLAVSGFQENCVILGELVRLQAQESRLLGFSTRADSVLEMNMAKTSQVVATFLDELAQKLKPLGEQXAAVILELKKAECKRWGLHSDGPINAWDLRYYMNQGEETRYHVDQYLLSESFPMQVVTRGRLGISQELLGLTFDLEEGANMCHEDVRLYTIRDVASGKVSIGKFYLDLYPRCMRGGTCRPWAGAPLWKQGLTHVPVQGREVRAHGLLWPAAGLPAAGWEVPDRHRGHGGQLHQAYAQPTLPSRWGTGNAVPKGLRDKLIKSRQANAGLFNLCQIVLAEVDQALHTQTPVDPAQENARLCQEILGGPAMPGSQARAGPTLAWQGTQTGLFEAPALGKGHGAARGPGRSLSACVPGTHLPATFGRLAGSYDAQSYGYLCSKVYSADTFHTHFKQEGVLSGKVAMDYRSCILRPGGSKDAKGMGKLFLGCDPTQDAFLLSKGLQVEGCKLPAC, from the exons ATGGGGAACAGTCCTGTGTCCCCACCTTCTTGGGCTGCAGACAGGCCACGTTGGTCCTGTGGTGACTGGGGGCTCCCAGGAGAACCCCACCGCAGAGCCGGAGAGGTGGCCCCAGAGAAGGAGGCGTACGCCTGGGGCCGGGCCTCACCAGCCAGCCACGGGCCACCTGCAGCAACAGGCCTCTCGCCGTCCAGGGTCTGGGTGTTCGGGCGCCGTGGGGATGAGCTGCTGTCTGCACGGCAGCCGAGTTT AGACCTGGCCCGGGGCCCGTGGGGAGGGCGTGGCCCACGGTCCCCAGGGCTGGCCGTCTCTGGGTTCCAGGAGAACTGCGTGATCCTCGGGGAGCTGGTGAGGCTGCAGGCTCAGGAGTCCCGCCTGCTGGGGTTCAGCACGCGTGCCGACTCCGTGCTGGAGATGAACATGGCCAAGACCAGCCAGGTGGTGGCCACTTTCCTAG ATGAGCTGGCCCAGAAGCTGAAGCCCCTCGGGGAGC GGGCGGCCGTGATCCTGGAGCTAAAGAAGGCCGAGTGCAAGAGGTGGGGCTTGCACTCTGACGGGCCCATCAACGCCTGGGACCTGCGCTACTACATGAACCAGGGGGAGGAGACGCGCTACCACGTGGACCAGTACCTGCTCAGTGAGTCCTTCCCCATGCAGGTGGTCACGCGCGGGCGGCTGGGCATCTCCCAGGAGCTGCTGGGGCTGACCTTTGACCTGGAGGAGGGCGCCAACATGTGTCATGAAGATGTGAGGCTCTACACGATCCGGGACGTGGCCTCGGGCAAGGTC TCCATCGGCAAGTTCTACCTGGACCTCTACCCTCGGTGCATGCGTGGGGGAACCTGTCGGCCATGGGCCGGGGCTCCTCTGTGGAAGCAGGGCCTCACCCACGTCCCTGTCCAGGGAAGGGAAGTCCGGGCACATGGCCTGCTTTGGCCTGCAGCTGGGCTGCCTGCAGCAGGATGGGAGGTGCCAGATCGCCATCGCGGCCATGGTGGCCAACTTCACCAAGCCTACGCCCAACCCACCCTCCCT TCTCGGTGGGGCACGGGCAACGCCGTCCCCAAGGGGCTGCGGGACAAGCTCATCAAGTCCCGGCAGGCCAACGCAG GCCTCTTCAACCTGTGCCAGATCGTCCTGGCAGAGGTGGACCAGGCCCTGCACACGCAGACGCCCGTGGACCCGGCCCAGGAGAATGCCCGCCTCTGCCAGGAGATCCTCGGGGGCCCAGCCATGCCAGGCAGCCAAGCGCGAGCCGGGCCCACCTTAGCG TGGCAGGGGACTCAGACAGGGCTGTTTGAGGCCCCCGCTCTGGGGAAGGGGCACGGAGCGGCCAGGGGGCCGGGCAGGAGCCTCTCCGCGTGTGTCCCAGGGACCCACCTGCCTGCGACCTTCGGCCGCCTGGCAGGAAGCTACGACGCCCAGTCCTATGGCTACCTGTGCAGCAAGGTGTACTCCGCGGACACGTTCCACACACACTTCAAGCAGGAGGGCGTCCTGAGTGGCAAG GTTGCCATGGACTACAGAAGCTGCATTCTGAGGCCAGGCGGCTCCAAGGATGCCAAGGGCATGGGGAAGCTCTTCCTGGGTTGCGACCCCACGCAGGATGCCTTCCTCCTGAGCAAAGGGTTGCAGGTTGAGGGCTGCAAGCTGCCGGCCTGCTGA